In a single window of the Cucurbita pepo subsp. pepo cultivar mu-cu-16 chromosome LG18, ASM280686v2, whole genome shotgun sequence genome:
- the LOC111780277 gene encoding uncharacterized protein LOC111780277 has protein sequence MASHETSSSIDPNRRNHPAAAASVVTLAAVSPNPTSPKLDPITPLSDSDKLSKSHPPSPKMVGPRTVQMVAKKPNEAPQEHSTTEKFNDSEEKFERMINCITAKEREMKQLLKEHEHLTRRLSVSLSSSRSGRRRRSICGSQIELADVFANNGVKVVSADMPPFMQIHAVDCARKAHDSMEKFTSKSLALTLKKEFDGVYGPAWHCIVGKSFGSFVTHSVGGFLYFSMAQKLYILLFKTTVQRAN, from the exons ATGGCTTCTCACGAAACTTCCTCATCCATCGACCCCAACCGTAGAAACCAtcccgccgccgccgcctccgtCGTCACTCTCGCCGCTGTCTCTCCCAACCCAACATCACCAAAACTAGATCCCATAACCCCTTTGTCGGACTCAGACAAGTTGTCAAAATCACATCCACCTTCCCCCAAAATGGTCGGCCCCAGAACAGTGCAAATGGTAGCCAAAAAACCCAACGAAGCCCCTCAGGAACACTCTACCACAGAGAAATTCAACGACTCTGAAGAGAAATTCGAACGCATGATCAACTGTATCACAGCCAAAGAAAGGGAAATGAAGCAGCTCCTAAAGGAACACGAACATCTCACTCGCAGgctctctgtttctctttcttcatcacggagtggaagaagaagaagatcaatctGTGGCTCACAGATTGAATTAGCAGACGTGTTTGCTAACAACGGTGTCAAAGTGGTTTCAGCCGATATGCCGCCGTTTATGCAGATCCACGCCGTAGATTGCGCTAGAAAAGCCCACGATAGTATGGAAAAGTTCACTTCCAAATCCCTTGCATTGACTCTCAAGAAG GAATTCGATGGGGTTTACGGGCCGGCATGGCATTGTATTGTGGGGAAGAGTTTTGGGTCATTTGTGACACACTCAGTGGGTGGATTTCTGTACTTCTCCATGGCTCAAAAGCTTTACATTCTGCTCTTCAAAACCACTGTACAAAGAGCCAATTAG
- the LOC111780280 gene encoding transcription factor bHLH79-like produces MDLPLVNESSFSAANPSAYSLAAIWPFGGEQGGNALGLRMASLSQNLGGFPESSTNRDGSMEESTVTEQSGGGRKRKDVSSEDESSRMVSTSSANQLSNSNGKRMKVVASRHEGGGIKAEVEPSSADGKKLAEQSRKPEPPKDYIHVRARRGQATDSHSLAERARREKISERMKILQDLVPGCNKVIGKALVLDEIINYVQSLQRQVELLSMKLEAVNSRMNLSSAIEVFTAKNMVNQPYDAVGILYGSQAARDYTQAAQPEWLHMQIGGSFERTS; encoded by the exons ATGGATCTTCCACTTGTTAACGAATCATCCTTCTCCGCTGCGAATCCTTCTGCTTACAGCTTAGCCGCGATTTGGCCTTTCGGTGGGGAGCAGGGCGGGAACGCATTGGGTCTCCGAATGGCTAGTTTGAGTCAGAATCTTGGTGGGTTTCCCGAGAGCTCCACGAATCGCGACGGATCAATGGAGGAATCGACTGTGACGGAGCAGAGTGGCGGTGGGAGAAAGAGGAAGGATGTGAGCTCTGAGGATGAATCTTCGAGAATGGTTTCCACCAGTAGTGCTAATCAATTG AGTAACTCAAATGGTAAACGGATGAAAGTGGTGGCATCCAGACATGAAGGTGGTGGTATAAAAGCTGAAGTAGAACCTAGCTCAGCAGATGGTAAGAAGCTGGCCGAGCAAAGCCGGAAACCCGAACCACCAAAAGATTACATCCATGTCAGAGCGAGAAGGGGCCAAGCTACTGATAGCCATAGTTTAGCAGAAAGA GCAAGAAGAGAGAAGATCAGtgagagaatgaaaattttgcaGGACTTGGTTCCCGGTTGTAACAAG GTTATTGGAAAAGCACTTGTTCTTGATGAGATAATAAATTATGTCCAATCACTCCAACGTCAAGTCGAG TTACTCTCCATGAAGCTTGAAGCTGTGAATTCCAGAATGAACTTAAGCTCAGCCATAGAAGTTTTTACCGCAAAAAAT ATGGTTAATCAACCATATGATGCAGTTGGAATATTATATGGTTCACAAGCGGCAAGAGATTATACCCAAGCTGCGCAACCGGAATGGTTGCATATGCAGATCGGTGGAAGCTTTGAAAGAACATCTTAG
- the LOC111780281 gene encoding germin-like protein subfamily T member 2 isoform X2: MIKSDPDPLQDFCVADLNATVSLNGFPCKPVSEVTSDDFFFDGLSKEGNTDNPFGFGATQGNVLAFPGLNTLGLSMNRVDLARGGINAPHSHPRASESVVVIKGKVLVGFVSTSNVYYYKVLTEGEMFIIPRGLVHFQYNVGHSKAILLTAFNSQLPGAVIVSRTLFASNPPIPLEILTKTFQVDDGVINSIKSKFA, translated from the coding sequence CCGACCCCGATCCGTTGCAGGACTTCTGTGTTGCTGATTTAAATGCTACTGTATCCCTTAATGGCTTCCCTTGCAAGCCAGTTTCTGAAGTTACTTCAGatgatttcttctttgatgGACTGAGCAAAGAGGGCAACACGGATAATCCTTTTGGCTTTGGAGCCACACAAGGAAATGTTCTTGCATTTCCTGGACTCAATACACTTGGGCTATCCATGAACCGTGTCGACCTAGCTCGGGGAGGAATAAACGCACCTCATTCGCATCCTCGTGCCTCTGAAAGCGTTGTCGTTATTAAAGGGAAGGTCCTTGTTGGGTTTGTGTCTACAAGTAATGTGTACTATTACAAGGTTTTGACTGAAGGGGAGATGTTTATCATTCCCAGAGGACTGGTTCATTTCCAGTATAATGTTGGACATAGCAAAGCCATTCTACTCACAGCTTTCAATAGTCAGTTGCCGGGGGCTGTGATCGTCTCTCGAACTTTGTTCGCTTCAAATCCTCCAATCCCTCTCGAAATTCTGACCAAGACCTTCCAAGTCGATGATGGTGTTATCAACAGCATAAAGTCCAAGTTTGCTTAG
- the LOC111780281 gene encoding germin-like protein subfamily T member 2 isoform X1, translating into MLALTSSPVNMLGCLIILLLLPYPSLSADPDPLQDFCVADLNATVSLNGFPCKPVSEVTSDDFFFDGLSKEGNTDNPFGFGATQGNVLAFPGLNTLGLSMNRVDLARGGINAPHSHPRASESVVVIKGKVLVGFVSTSNVYYYKVLTEGEMFIIPRGLVHFQYNVGHSKAILLTAFNSQLPGAVIVSRTLFASNPPIPLEILTKTFQVDDGVINSIKSKFA; encoded by the coding sequence ATGCTTGCCTTGACAAGCTCACCTGTAAACATGCTTGGTTGCTTAATTATATTGTTGCTTCTTCCTTATCCTTCTTTGTCAGCCGACCCCGATCCGTTGCAGGACTTCTGTGTTGCTGATTTAAATGCTACTGTATCCCTTAATGGCTTCCCTTGCAAGCCAGTTTCTGAAGTTACTTCAGatgatttcttctttgatgGACTGAGCAAAGAGGGCAACACGGATAATCCTTTTGGCTTTGGAGCCACACAAGGAAATGTTCTTGCATTTCCTGGACTCAATACACTTGGGCTATCCATGAACCGTGTCGACCTAGCTCGGGGAGGAATAAACGCACCTCATTCGCATCCTCGTGCCTCTGAAAGCGTTGTCGTTATTAAAGGGAAGGTCCTTGTTGGGTTTGTGTCTACAAGTAATGTGTACTATTACAAGGTTTTGACTGAAGGGGAGATGTTTATCATTCCCAGAGGACTGGTTCATTTCCAGTATAATGTTGGACATAGCAAAGCCATTCTACTCACAGCTTTCAATAGTCAGTTGCCGGGGGCTGTGATCGTCTCTCGAACTTTGTTCGCTTCAAATCCTCCAATCCCTCTCGAAATTCTGACCAAGACCTTCCAAGTCGATGATGGTGTTATCAACAGCATAAAGTCCAAGTTTGCTTAG